A region of Haliotis asinina isolate JCU_RB_2024 chromosome 7, JCU_Hal_asi_v2, whole genome shotgun sequence DNA encodes the following proteins:
- the LOC137291617 gene encoding tubulin polyglutamylase TTLL7-like produces the protein MSGMHPSISMSSLSSMDRGDIGISSIPPHMRRNSGLPNQRYDRDDGNIDLYPNSGNRGDRGDRGGGSGNAAKKKRKKRHLVTANLSGTRYEVVRQMVEKLGYTASRDDDPLSYILWNDSFVSTERVSELKPYQKLNHFPGMGEVTRKDALARNFLKIQKSFPEDYNFVPKTWILPTDYSTLQNYAKELKSKKKMKTFIVKPSNGAQGHGICLYRNAEKIPPTEHFIVQEYIDKPLLLDGYKFDLRVYVLVTSCDPLRIFLFNDGLVRLGTEKYLPPHESNINHLYMHLTNYSVNKHNEFYDKSASVDTGSKRSIRYFNDFLRRNDIDVALLWRNISDMIVKTMLVAQPHVLHSYRMCRPGAGTNSDSVCFEILGFDIMIDRKLRPWLLEINRSPSFGTDEKIDYDIKSGLVEDTLRLLNIKSSDKRRNIAAQKAEARKRLFRSTKKVEVDVTDLEKKRQTIERRKEELKELLSRIRRAAAREEYENRNCGRFRRIFPSDDRARQEKYCSLLSSCFTVFLAGRGTSMQKEIQTMYNNRYREEEIMDMLAECEADEKEGRVFTNPGSSRPRGPKPLQSMPESVPAPREELDDDDEDELSDSASPPSSTVLRRRSAHTPPRPSSRPDSVQSNHSSRPSSGVLRMTQRPTSNTSLPGAQQRSKSLSRAATSNKLTIMQRNGIDDNFLSSMVKEREDELTKKTLSSLNEMRIKFPGKTDLEAETLLDKLNENWKFHKPRIASYWLVKLDSIKRRKVTDIVRSNVKAVLQRIWRCSDVDNLRLYRIFSRVFNRLLWSHGQGLWNCFSSSGNSWETIFSKSSENISEAELNCCRRIVQLCRDCLLIVYQFAAEAKATSQTAPSSESEEPTTVPQPANNAFIASRDVRPAATWNPHTFSQRYSKLYNRAEGMGS, from the exons atgtcAGGAATGCATCCCAGTATATCCATGTCTTCACTGTCTTCAATGGATAGAGGAG aTATTGGGATTTCCTCCATTCCACCTCACATGCGGAGAAACAGTGGACTACCCAACCAACGTTATGACCGAGATGATGGGAACATTGACCTCTACCCCAACAGTGGTAACCGTGGCGATCGTGGTGATCGCGGAGGAGGGAGTGGAAATGCTGCTAAGAAAAAGCGAAAGAAACGCCACCTGGTGACAGCGAATCTCTCCGGAACAAGATATGAAGTTG TGCGGCAGATGGTGGAAAAACTGGGGTACACAGCATCACGAGATGATGATCCTCTCAG CTACATCTTGTGGAATGACAGCTTTGTGTCTACGGAGCGAGTTTCGGAGCTAAAGCCGTATCAGAAGTTAAACCATTTCCCTGGGATGGGGGAGGTGACGAGGAAAGACGCCCTTGCCAGGAATTTCCTCAA AATTCAGAAATCCTTTCCTGAAGATTACAACTTTGTGCCCAAAACATGGATTCTACCAACAGATTACAGTACACTACAGAACTACGCCAAGGAACTGAaatcaaagaaaaaaatgaaaacatttatagTAAAACCTTCCAATGGTGCACAAGGACATGG TATATGTCTGTATCGAAATGCAGAGAAGATTCCCCCGACTGAGCACTTCATCGTCCAGGAGTATATTGACAAGCCCTTGCTCCTTGATGGCTACAAGTTTGACCTGCGTGTCTACGTCCTTGTCACGTCATGTGACCCTCTCCGCATCTTCCTCTTCAATGATGGACTTGTCCGTCTCGGCACTGAGAAATACCTGCCGCCACATGAAAGTAACATC AACCACCTCTATATGCATCTCACCAACTACtctgtaaacaaacataacGAGTTCTACGACAAAAGTGCCTCAGTGGACACTGGGAGTAAACGCTCGATACGCTACTTCAATGACTTCCTCAGACGTAACGACATCGATGTGGCGTTGTTGTGGCGCAACATCTCTGACATGATTGTCAAGACAATGTTAGTGGCCCAGCCTCATGTATTACACTCATACCGCATGTGTCGTCCTGGAGCTGGGACGAACAGTGACAGTGTGTGCTTCGAGATTCTTGGATTCGACATTATGATTGACAGGAAGCTGAGACCTTGGTTGCTGGAG ataAATCGATCTCCAAGTTTTGGTACAGATGAGAAAATTGACTATgacatcaagtctggactggTTGAAGACACACTGAGACTGCTGAATATCAA ATCAAGTGACAAGCGGCGGAACATTGCTGCCCAAAAAGCAGAGGCCAGGAAACGGCTGTTTCGGTCAACAAAGAAGGTTGAAGTTGATGTCACAGACCTTGAGAAGAAACGCCAGACGATCGAGCGGAGGAAAGAGGAACTG AAGGAACTGTTGTCCCGTATCCGGAGGGCTGCAGCCAGGGAGGAGTATGAGAACCGCAACTGTGGCAGGTTCAGGCGCATCTTCCCATCTGACGACCGGGCGCGGCAGGAGAAGTACTGCAGTCTTCTGTCATCATGCTTCACAGTGTTCCTGGCCGGTCGAGGCACCTCCATGCAGAAGGAGATCCAGACCATGTACAACAACAGATACAGG GAGGAGGAGATCATGGACATGCTGGCTGAGTGTGAGGCAGATGAGAAGGAGGGTCGTGTCTTCACCAACCCTGGGTCATCACGCCCGAGAGGACCCAAG CCACTTCAGAGTATGCCAGAGAGTGTTCCGGCCCCACGTGAGGAgctagatgatgatgatgaagatgagttAAGTGATAGTGCCTCACCGCCTAGTTCCACAGTTCTCCGACGCCGTTcagcacacacaccaccacGACCCTCTTCTCGTCCAGACAGTGTCCAGAGCAACCACAGCTCACGGCCATCATCAGGGGTTCTACGCATGACCCAGCGCCCCACCAGCAACACCTCACTCCCCGGGGCCCAGCAGCGCTCCAAGTCATTGTCCAGGGCAGCCACCTCCAACAAACTGACAATCATGCAGAGGAATGGCATT GATGACAACTTCCTGTCGTCTATGGTAAAGGAACGGGAGGACGAGTTGACAAAGAAAACACTGTCCTCTCTTAATGAGATGCGGATCAAGTTCCCTGGCAAGACCGACCTTGAAGCGGAAACGCTGCTTGACAAG CTGAATGAGAACTGGAAGTTCCACAAGCCTCGGATAGCATCCTACTGGCTGGTGAAGCTTGACTCCATCAAGAGAAGGAAG GTGacggacattgtgaggtcaaaTGTCAAGGCTGTATTACAGAGGATCTGGCGATGTTCTGATGTGGACAACCTGCGTTTGTATCGCATCTTCAGCCGAGTGTTTAATCGTCTGTTGTGGAGTCATGGCCAGGGGCTGTGGAACTGCTTCTCTTCTTCTGG CAACTCGTGGGAGACAATATTCAGCAAGAGTTCAGAGAACATCAGTGAGGCAGAGTTGAACTGCTGCCGGCGGATCGTTCAACTGTGTCGGGACTGTCTCCTAATCGTCTACCAGTTTGCTGCGGAGGCAAAAGCAACATCACAGACAGCGCCTTCTAGTGAGAGCGAGGAGCCAACCACAGTGCCACAGCCAGCAAACAATGC GTTTATCGCCAGTCGAGATGTGAGGCCAGCGGCTACCTGGAACCCACACACCTTCAGTCAGCGTTACTCCAAGCTCTACAACAGGGCCGAGGGCATGGGGTCGTGA
- the LOC137291134 gene encoding uncharacterized protein — MVKIDVYPFIDVYPLIDVYCHKYVYPHTDVYPFIDVYPFIDVYCHKYVYPHTDVYPFIDVYPLIDVYCHKYVYPHTDVYPFIDVYPFIDVYCHKYVYPHTDVYPFIDVYPLIDVYCHKYVYPHTDVYPFIDVYCHKYVYPHTDVYPFIDVYCHKYVYPHTDVYPFIDVYCHKYVYPHTDVYPFIDVYCHKYVYPHTDVYPLIDVYCHKYVYPHTDVYPFIDVYCHKYVYPHTDVYPFIDVYCHKYVYPHTDVYPFIDVYCHKYVYPHTDVYPFIDVYCHKYVYPHTDVYPFIDVYCHKYVYPHTDVYPFIDVYCHKYVYPHTDVYPFIDVYCHKYVYPHTDVYPFIDVYCHKYVYPHTDVYPFIDVYCHKYVYPHTDVYPFIDVYCHKYVYPHTDVYPFIDVYCHKYVYPHTDVYPLIDVYPHMDVYHDKDITQHCLYLCAPSKVLPSQLLSLM, encoded by the exons ATGGTGAAGATCG ATGTGTACCCCTTCATAGATGTGTACCCCCTCATAGATGTGTACTGCCACAAATATGTGTATCCCCACACAGATGTGTACCCCTTCATAGATGTGTACCCCTTCATAGATGTGTACTGCCACAAATATGTGTATCCCCACACAGATGTGTACCCCTTCATAGATGTGTACCCCCTCATAGATGTGTACTGCCACAAATATGTGTATCCCCACACAGATGTGTACCCCTTCATAGATGTATACCCCTTCATAGATGTGTACTGCCACAAATATGTGTATCCCCACACAGATGTGTACCCCTTCATAGATGTGTACCCCCTCATAGATGTGTACTGCCACAAATATGTGTATCCCCACACAGATGTGTACCCCTTCATAGATGTGTACTGCCACAAATATGTGTATCCCCACACAGATGTGTACCCCTTCATAGATGTGTACTGCCACAAATATGTGTATCCCCACACAGATGTGTACCCCTTCATAGATGTGTACTGCCACAAATATGTGTATCCCCACACAGATGTGTACCCCTTCATAGATGTGTACTGCCACAAATATGTGTATCCCCACACAGATGTGTACCCCCTCATAGATGTGTACTGCCACAAATATGTGTATCCCCACACAGATGTGTACCCCTTCATAGATGTGTACTGCCACAAATATGTGTATCCCCACACAGATGTGTACCCCTTCATAGATGTGTACTGCCACAAATATGTGTATCCCCACACAGATGTGTACCCCTTCATAGATGTGTACTGCCACAAATATGTGTATCCCCACACAGATGTGTACCCCTTCATAGATGTGTACTGCCACAAATATGTGTATCCCCACACAGATGTGTACCCCTTCATAGATGTGTACTGCCACAAATATGTGTATCCCCACACAGATGTGTACCCCTTCATAGATGTGTACTGCCACAAATATGTGTATCCCCACACAGATGTGTACCCCTTCATAGATGTGTACTGCCACAAATATGTGTATCCCCACACAGATGTGTACCCCTTCATAGATGTGTACTGCCACAAATATGTGTATCCCCACACAGATGTGTACCCCTTCATAGATGTGTACTGCCACAAATATGTGTATCCCCACACAGATGTGTACCCCTTCATAGATGTGTACTGCCACAAATATGTGTATCCCCACACAGATGTGTACCCCTTCATAGATGTGTACTGCCACAAATATGTGTATCCCCACACAGATGTGTACCCCCTCATAGATGTGTACCCCCACATGGATGTGTACCATGACAAAGACATAACCCAACACT GTCTGTACCTCTGTGCTCCATCCAAGGTCCTCCCATCCCAGTTACTGAGTCTCATGTAG